Part of the Ficedula albicollis isolate OC2 chromosome 18, FicAlb1.5, whole genome shotgun sequence genome, tctcctctcctctcctctcctctcctctcctctcctctcctctcctctcctctcctctcctctcctctcctctcctctcctctcctctcctctcctctcctctcctctcctctcctctcctctcctctcctctcctctcctctcctctcctctcctctcctctcctctcctctcctctcctctcctctcctctcctctcctctcctctcctctcctctcctctcctctcctctcctctcctctcctctcctctcctctcctctcctctcctctcctctcctctcctctcctctcctctcctctcctctcctctcctctcctctcctctcctctcctctcctctcctctcctctcctctcctctcctctcctctcctctcctctcctctcctctcctctcctctcctctcctctcctctcctctcctctcctctcctctcctctcctctcctctcctctcctctcctctcctctcctctcctctcctctcctctcctctcctctcctctcctctcctctcctctcctctcctctcctctcctctcctctcctctcctctcctctcctctcctctcctctcctctcctctcccattcCAAATAAATGCTCTTGTGTAGTTACATTGAGCTGTGATAATTTTAAAGcctagaaataaaaagcaaattttcttcctgagaCCTCGGGATGGGAacttgctgctgccaccagagGGACTCtgaaatgagacagaaaaaccGAGTGTCCCCAAGCCAGACAAACTTCTGGCAAAGCTTCCTGACtttctggggctgctctgaggaTTTCCCTACATTTTCTGTACCCAGGGCTCTGATATGAGCTTTATGTGCTTTCTTCTCTCATCATCCTGGTGATTATGAATAGATTATGAATAGTTTATGAACAGATTATGAATAgattataatatattataatagTTTATAATGGATTTTGAACTCTGTCATCCCACCCGTTCCCCACAGTTAATCCCACTGTGCATCTTGCAGCTCAAGGTGCAAAATGCTCATCAAGTCCCCTCTCTTTTGGGGGCTCCCCTGGTGTTCAGTCACTCACCATCACCAAACCTGACTGctgaaataagaattaaaaCTACTTGCTTGCACTCATGAGGGAATTGTGGGGATTTTGAGCTTTTATtgcaaatttgttttctgaaagtgGAGAGaaagatgatttaaaaaaacagtgaCTGAAAGTAAAGGCTGCAAAAATTCCATAAGGTTCAGATGGATTCTCCTGTGTCTGATGAAAACAATAATTCTCATTTGCCCCACAAAGGAGTGGTCTTTGTCTTTTCAAGTAAAAGTGGAAAAATTGccattgctgcagcagctcccatctGAGAAGGAGATCCCACCATAAGGAAGGAGAGAGCACTCAGGatgaaattgcttttctttcccagtctgggttgggtttttgttaTAAACACCTAAATCCTAAGgggcattgaaaaaaaaaaaaaacaactctagtgaaaaaattattttctttcttgtaaagCATGCATGGAGTTTTGCAGTGACAGCCTCTGGcccaaaagaaaaaggatgctgcctttcctgaaattcccatttcccatgtTTCTGAAGAAGTAACTGTGTCACTGAATCTGCAGCAACATTTCATTTGCaataaaaaacacccaaagCATTAAGAACCACAGGGTTACAGTGATTTAGGTATGACAAATGACCCCAGGGTACACAGAACTTTATTTCCTGGAATGCAAAGTAGCCAAAGTAAAATAGTTTTCAAGGAAGTCTCCACATGTTGTTTTTCAGTTACAGCCCCACTGACTTTGCTGTTGTTACTCAGCCCTGGCCTAAGATGCTTCAGATTTACCTGAAGTGACACCAATCATAGAATTTGCAAAGTCCCATCATCCAGATTCTGGTTATGTCAATTTTCACACACTTCTGTAacctctgtgcctggggacaCAAATGGTTTTAATCTCACGGCTTTGGGaatcccagctcttccttttcAGTGCTGAGGACAGGTAACAACTCTCCCTCATGTAGGAACCAGCCTGAGCTGCCTCACAGCAGCCTGCACACAGGGAGGTGTTCTTGGGAATGCTGAGgtcccaaccccaaaccccaaaccccccaaagACCCTCCccaacaccctctgggtgagcAGCAGGTAAAGCCACCCCTCACAGGTAACCTGAAGGTTGGGCCAGCCCCAGACAGGCTCTGTGCTCTAGACAGGCAGCAGTAATCCCCTTCCCAGGTGAGCTACCagattaatttggttttgttgttaAAGGAAAACCCATGAGGACAGTCCCCTCATTCCCAACCCATGAGCACCCCAAGAGGAGTCAAGGCTTGCCCAGTTACAGACAACAGGAACTCAGCTAaaacctctgctccagcaggataTTTGTGAAGTGGATCAAACCTGCTGACTTTTGGCAGTTTAACAGGTCTGAGGGAACAGCAAGAGGGATGTTGTTCATGTAATGCATCTTTTAAATGGAGCCCTGCCCCTGGGAGTGGTGTTTGTGCAggtctgcacagagctgtgaagAGCTGGCACTgatcacacacagcagcagctctgactgctGGGGAACAGCCTCTCCTGGGCCCAGGGACCTGCTGTGTGGGCACCATCCAGCTCACAGGATCTCTGCTTGGAGAAACCCTGGATGGGATTagcagagcctggggagagaggagcagtgatgggatggggctgggatggagcccagcctggctgaacAACCTGAGCAGTGCCAAAtggagcagaggcacagaaggggccttgaagatcatccagtgccacccctgccatggcagggacaccttccactaccccagggtgtgctccaagccccagtgtccaacctggtcTGGAACATGAGATGGAGCAtcccagagatggggcagccacagctgctctgggcaccctgtgcctcaccagcctcccagggaaggatttaatcccaatatcccatccagccctgccctctggcagtgggaagccattccctgtgtcctgtccctccatcccttgtccccagtccctctcctgctctcttggagccccttcaggccctggaagggctctgagctctccgtggagcttctcctctccaggatAGCACCCCtagctctgccagcctggctccagaggggctccagcccttggagcatctccctggctcctctggactccatccagcagccccaggtcccTGTGATGTTTGAGGTGCCACATTTGGaaacagcactgcaggctgggctcACCAGAGTGGAGGAGAGGGGGGAATCACCTTCCTTGATCAGCTGGGCACACTGTTTTTGAAATATCCAGTCTTGCCTTTCATCTGGGTGCCCCTCCATCAACCCTTTGATGCTGAATGCTCCCAGAAAGCAGAGCCACTACACACTGCTGGTGACAGTGAGCACAGTGACAGAATCCTTCAGGGGGCTGAGAGGTGTCCTGGGAAGTGTTTCCCAAATGAGCCCCTTCTGTTTGCTTATCCCCACAGCTTACAACTGAAGAGCCCATCTGCTCTgcattttcaccatttttttttctatgcagaACTCCTTTTCACCTTCCCCCTCTTATTAATAACTGTGGGGTTAGGTTGttcagctttttaatttctttttcctttttaaagtaCAAAGCAAAGTCCCTAAAACTCTTTTTGATTCCTGTCCAGCTCATGGGATGCAGCCATGCCTGGCTCTACCAGGACTTCTGTCCAGACACACTTTGCACATGACATTCATACTCCAGACTTCCCAAAATGCCTTCTGAGTTGATTCTTACCTTTTTAATTCTTATAAGGGAGTGACTTCCAGCCTTGGAAATGGGAACCAAAGGTGAAGTAACAATGAGTTtagaattaataatttaaaaatcaattaatttctgaaaagttGTTCTGAAAATATGCTGAATTCTGCCAATTCCCAACATGACTTGTGTGTTAATCCCCCTATTCCATAAGGAATGGACAACATTAGGACTACTTATGATGCCCAGCTTGGAGTCTGGCAACACTGGAATATGACAAAGTGATCACTGGGGTTTCAAACCCTGTGGTTAAAAGCAATATGGGCAAGGTGAGTTATTCTCCTGCTCCACAGAAAGCATCCCAAGAGAATGTTGgctccagcacagaaacaccTTCATCCAGCTTGTGAATTCTTCACTCAGCTGAGTGCACAAAACCCAggatgtccctgtgcctgttctCTGCTCCCAACCCCTCTGTGGTGGTGGCActttgtgtccctgtgcctgttccaTGCTCTCAGCCCCTCTCTGTGGTGGTGGCActttgtgtccctgtgcctgttccaTGCTCTCAGCCCCTCTCTGTGGTGGTGGCActttgtgtccctgtgcctgttccaTGCTCTCAGCCCCTCTCTGTGGTGGTGGCActttgtgtccctgtgcctgttccaTGCTCTCAGCCCCTCTCTGTGGTGGTGGCActttgtgtccctgtgcctgttccaTGCTCTCAGCCCCTCTCTGTGGTGGTGGCActttgtgtccctgtgcctgttccaTGCTCTCAGCCCCTCTCTGTGGTGGTGGCActttgtgtccctgtgcctgttccaTGCTCTCAGCCCCTCTCTGTGGTGGTGGCActttgtgtccctgtgcctgttctctgctctcagcccctCTGTGGTGGTGGCACTTTGTGTCCCTGCTGTAGCACAAGCACACCCTGAAGTTTGGTGTGGGACAGCAGAGGATCACCCAAGGACATGGgaatgcagcactgcagggctggagagggacccTGCTCAGGCAGATGGGGCTTGGAGTAAGCAATAAAAAAGTGGAAATTCCAGCTCCttacactgctgctgcttctgaacTCCCTGGGCATCACCAGCTGCTGACAAGAGTTTGTGCAACTCAGACCGTGCTTTTCTTATCCCCAGAGTCTGTCCCAGAACAAGAAAGAAGAATATTGACCCCAAATTCATCCCCACAGCTGGAGACTGTAGCATCTGCCCTGATAAATCCACCCCCTGAGCTGGGTGAAGAGACCAGGCAAGGGGAAACCTGAGGAGGGTCCATTTTTAATAAGCATTTATTTATAAACTGACACTTTACAATTGTTTAAGTGCTTACAGGCATCTCCAGGATCTGTGGTGAAGGCTTACTGTGAGATGCCAAGCAGGGAGAAAATGAGCAGAATACATTGAGGCAAAATGGTTTTGATCAAATGTCATGAaaaattttgtctcttttatAATGAGTTTCATGATATAGGATTCAGTCATTTTTCTTAGAGCCTCAGGTCTTTGAGTGATAggattataaatatttttttatttcttccaaggAAAATTTTCGGGTTTGTCAAGCTCTGTTGACTTTTAAGAAAAGGaccaactttaaaaaaaaaatcagtggcaaATTCAAACCACCTTAGGTAGAAACcttaaaaaattacaattttttttttaggtaatCCTGTGGTTTCTGATAGCTTACCTGGTGGTTTTTGAATGTTTGGAGTTCAAAGTGCTGCtgcaatgaattttaaaagagagaCTTTAAGCTTGATAGAACAGTAGTGCACCATAACGTAACAGGAAATAGGAAAAGGGGCTTAAAAGTCTCTTTACACACTCCAGAAACAGACAACAGTAACACACAGGGCAGACCCAAGGCTGGGTTTAAGTGATACTGGGCCCATTCcagatttctgcagctctgacccagctgcagccccaagGCAGCACGGAGAAAGCACCCGAGAGAATCGGTGTGCGGAGCCGGAGCCGAAACTCAGCCAAGCATGAAACCAGTTTGTGGCAGAACCGAGCGGAGCATCCACCTCATCttctgcaccccaaaccctgcaggagctgtcctgAAGGGCTGCTGGCTCCCGGCAGGACCACCCCCCCCCCAACCAGATGGAAATTCAGACTCATCTCGCAGCGTTTGGATTCACACGGCTTCTTGCCCCTCGCCAGAAACGAGTTTTTGGAGCCCTTCAGGGCCGGGGGGGGTCCCAAAGCCCTACCTTGGCCGGAcgctctgctgctcctggctgctgggagcgcctcctgctcctcacttGTCCTTCAGCGTGGCCATGCCCAGCGCCTCCGAGCTGTAGTCGTACTGGTTGCTGGAGGACATGGAGCGgccccaggagcactgcaggtTGGAGCCCCTCTTGCGGAAGGACGACGTGAACCTGTAGAAGTTGCGGTGCCTGTTGCGCAGGTACTCGCGGTAGTTTTTGGTGAGCAGGGTGTAGAGGAAGGGGTTGATGCAGCTGTTGCTGTAGGTCAGGCAGGTCACCAGGTAGTTAATGCACTTCTGGGTTTGGGtggtgagctgcagggagctgctgtagAGGCGCACCAGCTGCCAGATCCAAAAGGGCAGGAAGCAGGCCCAGAAGACCAGCACGATGCTGAAAATCATGATGAGGACCTTCTGCCGGGGGGATCTCTTGCTCTTCTCCTTGTGGGGGGGGTTCCTCTGGGACTCCAGGTAGGTCCTGGCCAGGCGCGTGTAGAGGAAGCCGATGATGATGCCCGGGGCCATGATGCTGGTGCTGAAGAGCACGGTCAGGTAGGTCCGGTAGGCATCCACGCTCCAGGTGGGCGCACACATCCTCTTCACCTTGCCCTCCGCCTTGCCCCCCTCGGTCAGCGTGACCATCAGCATCATGGGCAGCGTGAGCAGCAGCGACACGGACCAGACAGCCCCCGCCGTGACCTTCCGGTAGCCCCGCGACCGCTTCAGGGTGTCCAGGGGCCGGGTGACGGCCAGGTAGCGCTCGGTGCACATGAGCGTGAGCGTGAAGATGCTGGCGTGCATGGTGAGCAggtccaggctgagcaggatgCGGCACCCCAGGTCCCCGAAGTACCAGTCCTGAGCCAGGTAGGTGCAGACGATGAAGGGGATGGTGGAGAGGTAGAGCAGGTCGGCCAGGGCCAGGCTGACGATGGAGCTGTACATGGGGGCGGCGCAGCGCGCCGAGTGGCACATCACCACCAGCGTGTAGACATTGCCGGCCACCCCGGCCACGTACATCACCGACAGCACCGTCCCGAAGGCCGAGGGGATGAGCAGGGGGccgcccccgggggggggggggggggggggggggggggggggggggggggggggggggggggggggggggggggggggggggggggggggggggggggggggggggggggggggggggggggggggggggggggggggggggggggggggggggggggggggggggggggggggggggggggggggggggggggggggggggggggggggggggggggggggggggggggggggggggggggggggggggggggggggggggggggggggggggggggggggggggggggggggggg contains:
- the LOC101809072 gene encoding urotensin-2 receptor-like, which encodes PGGGPLLIPSAFGTVLSVMYVAGVAGNVYTLVVMCHSARCAAPMYSSIVSLALADLLYLSTIPFIVCTYLAQDWYFGDLGCRILLSLDLLTMHASIFTLTLMCTERYLAVTRPLDTLKRSRGYRKVTAGAVWSVSLLLTLPMMLMVTLTEGGKAEGKVKRMCAPTWSVDAYRTYLTVLFSTSIMAPGIIIGFLYTRLARTYLESQRNPPHKEKSKRSPRQKVLIMIFSIVLVFWACFLPFWIWQLVRLYSSSLQLTTQTQKCINYLVTCLTYSNSCINPFLYTLLTKNYREYLRNRHRNFYRFTSSFRKRGSNLQCSWGRSMSSSNQYDYSSEALGMATLKDK